In a single window of the Oryctolagus cuniculus chromosome 2, mOryCun1.1, whole genome shotgun sequence genome:
- the ACP1 gene encoding low molecular weight phosphotyrosine protein phosphatase isoform X2 codes for MAEPASKSVLFVCLGNICRSPIAEAVFRKLVTDQNVSDNWRIDSAATSTYEIGNPPDYRGQECMRRHGVPMSHVARQVTKEDFATFDYILCMDESNLRDLNRKSNQVKNCKAKIELLGSYDPQKQLIIEDPYYGNDADFEAVYQQCVRCCRAFLEKAH; via the exons ATGGCCGAGCCGGCGTCCAAGTCGGTGCTGTTTGTGTGTCTGG GTAACATTTGCCGGTCACCCATTGCAGAAGCAGTTTTCAGAAAACTCGTGACTGATCAGAACGTTTCAGACAAT TGGAGGATAGACAGTGCGGCCACATCCACCTATGAGATAGGAAACCCCCCTGACTATCGCGGGCAGGAGTGCATGCGGAGGCACGGCGTGCCCATGAGCCACGTGGCCCGGCAG GTCACCAAGGAAGACTTTGCCACCTTTgactacatactgtgtatggatGAAAGCAACCTGAG AGATTTGAATAGAAAAAGTAATCAAGTTAAAAACTGCAAAGCTAAAATTGAACTACTTGGGAGCTATGATCCACAAAAACAACTCATTATTGAAGATCCCTATTAT GGGAACGACGCGGACTTCGAGGCTGTATACCAGCAGTGTGTGCGGTGCTGCAGGGCCTTCCTGGAGAAAGCCCACTAG
- the LOC138848746 gene encoding uncharacterized protein, whose protein sequence is MRRSRAHPEVPNFPLHRRVGQVPASPRSQRETRAPPPGRSLNPCPAPPAGPPVLSTELRYLRPRREPRSPRACACAPSPCTRSPCAPSPRTPLLHAQRAWLVQCRARGMRESSLRGGPAVLGAPAPRPAAELGALLILAPASVRRVPEGSGPALIRSRWSARTGAQIRQTPAPAPSPTSRSPLLPLRPAPRPAPCVRLRAVPSDRGASSAFAGNSSVLSEPRP, encoded by the exons ATGCGAAGGTCCCGGGCGCACCCGGAGGTCCCGAACTTCCCTCTGCACCGCAGGGTGGGCCA GGTCCCAGCCTCACCGAGATCCCAGCGCGAAACCCGCGCTCCGCCGCCGGGGAGGTCCCTCAACCCCtgccccgcgccgcccgccgggCCACCTGTGCTCAGCACCGAGCTGCGTTACCTGCGCCCGCGCCGGGAGCCTCGGAGTCCTCGAGCGTGTGCCTGCGCCCCGAGCCCGTGCACCCGGAGTCCGTGCGCCCCGAGCCCGCGCACCCCGCTACTCCATGCCCAGCGCGCCTGGCTCGTACAGTGCAGGGCACGCGGGATGCGGGAGTCGTCGCTCCGAGGTGGACCGGCGGTCCTGGGTGCGCCGGCGCCGAGACCCGCAGCCGAGCTCGGGGCGCTTCTTATCCTGGCGCCCGCCAGCGTCAGGCGGGTCCCCGAGGGCTCCGGGCCGGCTTTAATTAGAAGCCGCTGGAGCGCCCGCACCGGCGCGCAGATTCGTcagacccccgcccccgccccgtcccccaCTTCCCGGTCCCCGCTCCTTCctctccgccccgccccgcgcccggcccCCTGCGTCCGGCTCCGCGCCGTCCCTAGTGACAGGGGCGCGAGTAGCGCCTTTGCCGGGAACTCGTCGGTTCTGTCCGAACCCAGACCTTAA
- the ACP1 gene encoding low molecular weight phosphotyrosine protein phosphatase isoform X1 — translation MAEPASKSVLFVCLGNICRSPIAEAVFRKLVTDQNVSDNWGIDSGAVSDWNVGRSPDPRAVSCLRNHGIGTAHRARQVTKEDFATFDYILCMDESNLRDLNRKSNQVKNCKAKIELLGSYDPQKQLIIEDPYYGNDADFEAVYQQCVRCCRAFLEKAH, via the exons ATGGCCGAGCCGGCGTCCAAGTCGGTGCTGTTTGTGTGTCTGG GTAACATTTGCCGGTCACCCATTGCAGAAGCAGTTTTCAGAAAACTCGTGACTGATCAGAACGTTTCAGACAAT TGGGGCATTGACAGCGGCGCTGTTTCCGACTGGAACGTGGGCCGGTCCCCGGACCCCAGAGCCGTGAGCTGCCTGAGAAATCATGGCATTGGCACAGCCCATAGGGCACGCCAG GTCACCAAGGAAGACTTTGCCACCTTTgactacatactgtgtatggatGAAAGCAACCTGAG AGATTTGAATAGAAAAAGTAATCAAGTTAAAAACTGCAAAGCTAAAATTGAACTACTTGGGAGCTATGATCCACAAAAACAACTCATTATTGAAGATCCCTATTAT GGGAACGACGCGGACTTCGAGGCTGTATACCAGCAGTGTGTGCGGTGCTGCAGGGCCTTCCTGGAGAAAGCCCACTAG
- the ALKAL2 gene encoding ALK and LTK ligand 2 isoform X1: MRGPGRPLLLGLLLLLGAAGPGQGAAEPREAADRQTLLRLMVEIVQELRKYHSGDPKRLRILGAQDDALRPGEAANYGADPEEQRVEIVPRDLRMKDKFLKHLTGPLYFSPKCSKHFHRLYHNTRDCTVPAYYKRCARLLTRLAVSPMCTEG; encoded by the exons ATGCGCGGGCCCGGGCGCCCcctcctcctggggctgctgctcctgctggggGCGGCAGGGCCCGGCCAGGGGGCCGCGGAGCCCCGGGAGGCCGCGGACAGGCAGACGCTGCTGCGCCTCATGGTGGAGATCGTCCAGGAACTCAGGAAATACCACTCCGGGGACCCGAAGAGGCTGCGGATCCTCGGCGCGCAGGACGACGCCCTGCGCCCCGGGGAGGCCGCGAACTACGGCGCCGACCCGGAGGAGCAGAGAGTGG AAATTGTTCCTAGAGATCTCAGGATGAAGGACAAGTTCTTAAAACACCTCACAG GTCCTCTCTATTTTAGCCCAAAGTGCAGCAAACACTTCCACAGACTGTATCACAACACCAGAGACTGCACAGTCCCCGCAT ACTACAAGCGATGCGCCCGGCTTCTCACCCGCCTGGCCGTCAGTCCCATGTGCACCGAGGGATGA
- the ALKAL2 gene encoding ALK and LTK ligand 2 isoform X2: MRGPGRPLLLGLLLLLGAAGPGQGAAEPREAADRQTLLRLMVEIVQELRKYHSGDPKRLRILGAQDDALRPGEAANYGADPEEQRVEIVPRDLRMKDKFLKHLTDYKRCARLLTRLAVSPMCTEG, translated from the exons ATGCGCGGGCCCGGGCGCCCcctcctcctggggctgctgctcctgctggggGCGGCAGGGCCCGGCCAGGGGGCCGCGGAGCCCCGGGAGGCCGCGGACAGGCAGACGCTGCTGCGCCTCATGGTGGAGATCGTCCAGGAACTCAGGAAATACCACTCCGGGGACCCGAAGAGGCTGCGGATCCTCGGCGCGCAGGACGACGCCCTGCGCCCCGGGGAGGCCGCGAACTACGGCGCCGACCCGGAGGAGCAGAGAGTGG AAATTGTTCCTAGAGATCTCAGGATGAAGGACAAGTTCTTAAAACACCTCACAG ACTACAAGCGATGCGCCCGGCTTCTCACCCGCCTGGCCGTCAGTCCCATGTGCACCGAGGGATGA